The Helianthus annuus cultivar XRQ/B chromosome 16, HanXRQr2.0-SUNRISE, whole genome shotgun sequence genome includes a window with the following:
- the LOC110919360 gene encoding FK506-binding protein 5-like, whose product MRVKKLESENKSLLKKIETDQTEIDFLKVRVTELEEEKTRRDKQKKYFELKNKELKAAKALKEHEFYMMNKVIESMLGKSIEQKFEEIQVEEVRPKCQAELEAQLKDKGKNAESSVAASERSIVPSLVVENPVPLTATSGIFDEEVLIEDLGNVDGDVEDDSEEDDDEENDDEEDDDDEKVFSMSSHCSDDDNDDDDNQGGTGVTVTEASKEQNVDDLMNDSANEETEGADGEGEHVDDQNVDQVEKMILRLEPHVEEGEIRHTYTLSEILKMSNVNENEFKFDFEEELNAFDINHQPEYEYKYVEDADVYDRVEVEDCSDEENVSEDTSNYLTLMESFTEENRDELRRKVAEILKDKNFDGMPKDLQKEERKKWFKDSHERKFKRPLKAERERKKLEYKGKWMKIQAEEEKKKRKENDRLRNLLRKKPKPRDESFKSL is encoded by the coding sequence ATGCGTGTAAAAAAGTTAGAGTCTGAGAACAAATCATTGTTGAAGAAAATTGAAACCGATCAGACAGAGATTGATTTCTTGAAGGTGAGGGTGACAGAGTTAGAGGAAGAAAAGACGCGCAGAGATAAGCAAAAGAAATATTTTGAATTAAAGAACAAAGAACTTAAAGCTGCGAAAGCGTTGAAAGAACATGAGTTTTATATGATGAACAAGGTGATAGAGAGTATGCTCGGAAAGTCTATTGAGCAGAAGTTTGAGGAAATTCAAGTTGAAGAGGTAAGACCTAAATGCCAAGCTGAACTTGAAGCTCAGTTGAAAGACAAAGGCAAGAATGCTGAAAGCAGTGTTGCAGCTTCTGAAAGATCAATCGTTCCATCTTTAGTCGTTGAAAATCCTGTTCCTTTAACAGCTACATCTGGTATCTTTGATGAAGAAGTGTTGATTGAAGATCTGGGTAATGTTGATGGAGATGTAGAGGATGATAGTGAAGAGGACGACGATGAGgagaatgatgatgaagaggatgacgatgatgaaaAAGTCTTCTCTATGAGTAGTCATTGTTCTGATGATGACAATGATGACGATGATAATCAGGGAGGTACTGGTGTTACAGTGACCGAAGCTTCCAAAGAACAAAACGTTGATGATTTAATGAATGATAGTGCAAATGAAGAAACAGAGGGAGCTGATGGAGAGGGGGAGCATGTTGATGATCAGAATGTTGATCAAGTTGAAAAGATGATTCTTCGATTGGAACCTCATGTTGAAGAAGGTGAAATAAGGCATACTTACACGTTGAGTGAAATTCTGAAGATGTCTAATGTGAATGAAAATGAATTCAAGTTTGATTTCGAAGAAGAACTGAATGCATTCGATATCAACCATCAACCAGAGTATGAATACAAATATGTTGAAGATGCAGATGTGTATGACAGGGTTGAGGTTGAAGACTGTTCTGATGAGGAGAATGTTTCTGAAGATACTTCTAATTATCTAACACTGATGGAGTCCTTCACTGAGGAAAACAGGGATGAACTGAGAAGGAAAGTCGCTGAGATACTAAAAGATAAGAATTTCGATGGTATGCCAAAAGATCTTCAGAAAGAAGAGCGTAAAAAGTGGTTCAAAGATAGTCATGAAAGAAAGTTCAAGAGACCGTTGAAGGCTGAACGTGAAAGAAAGAAGCTAGAGTACAAAGGGAAATGGATGAAGATACAGGCTGAAGAGGAAAAGAAAAAAAGGAAAGAGAATGATAGGCTGAGGAACTTGCTGAGAAAGAAGCCTAAGCCAAGAGATGAAAGTTTTAAGTCGCTATGA